Proteins co-encoded in one Govania unica genomic window:
- a CDS encoding MFS transporter, with protein MGAKSVYRRIPRGIWVLGFVSMLMDISSEMIHSLLPLFMVGALGASALLVGLVEGLAEATALIVKLFSGVLSDYLGRRKGLVLGGYSLGALSKPLFALASTMGFVVTARLLDRVGKGIRGAPRDALVADMAPLELRGAAFGLRQSLDTVGAFVGPLVAVGLMLLWANDFRAVFWVAVIPALMAVILIIFAVHEPKKREQPTAKRENPVSFSNLRRLSPAYWHVVAIGAIFTLARFSEAFLVLRAADSGVSVALVPLVMVAMNLVYALTAYPFGHLSDRMDHGHMLALGLGVLIAADLVLMVSHHPAVLLLGVALWGVHMGMTQGLLARMVSDVASADLRGTAYGFFNLMSGLALLVASVVAGLIWDIWGAAATFATGAGFCVLALLALGLPFGGTKKPRP; from the coding sequence ATGGGGGCGAAAAGCGTATACAGGCGCATCCCACGCGGGATCTGGGTGTTGGGGTTCGTCAGCATGCTGATGGATATTTCCTCGGAAATGATCCACAGCCTGTTGCCTTTGTTCATGGTCGGGGCTTTGGGGGCCAGCGCGCTGCTTGTGGGGCTGGTGGAGGGGCTGGCCGAGGCGACGGCGCTGATCGTCAAGCTGTTCTCAGGCGTACTGAGTGATTATCTTGGACGACGCAAGGGGCTGGTTCTGGGGGGATATAGTCTCGGGGCCTTGAGTAAGCCGCTGTTTGCCTTGGCCTCCACCATGGGTTTTGTGGTGACGGCGCGGCTTTTAGATCGGGTGGGGAAGGGCATTCGCGGCGCACCGCGCGATGCGCTTGTGGCCGACATGGCTCCGCTTGAACTGCGCGGGGCGGCGTTCGGTTTGCGTCAGTCATTGGACACCGTCGGGGCATTTGTGGGGCCGCTGGTGGCGGTTGGGCTCATGCTGCTGTGGGCCAATGATTTCCGGGCGGTTTTCTGGGTGGCGGTCATTCCTGCTTTGATGGCGGTGATCCTGATCATCTTTGCCGTGCATGAGCCCAAAAAGCGGGAACAGCCAACGGCAAAGCGCGAAAATCCCGTAAGTTTTTCAAATCTGCGGCGTCTGAGCCCGGCCTACTGGCATGTGGTTGCGATTGGCGCGATCTTTACCCTGGCGCGGTTCAGTGAGGCCTTTCTCGTGCTGCGCGCTGCGGACAGCGGGGTTTCAGTAGCGTTGGTGCCGCTTGTCATGGTGGCGATGAATCTGGTCTATGCGCTGACAGCTTATCCGTTCGGGCATTTATCTGATCGCATGGATCACGGGCACATGTTGGCATTGGGTCTTGGTGTTTTGATTGCCGCTGATCTTGTGTTGATGGTCAGCCATCATCCCGCTGTTCTGCTGCTCGGTGTGGCGCTTTGGGGCGTACATATGGGCATGACACAGGGGTTGCTGGCCCGCATGGTGTCCGATGTGGCCAGTGCAGATCTGCGGGGCACCGCTTATGGGTTTTTCAATCTGATGAGTGGTCTGGCCCTGCTGGTCGCGAGCGTGGTGGCCGGGCTTATCTGGGATATTTGGGGGGCGGCGGCGACTTTTGCGACGGGGGCGGGGTTTTGCGTGCTGGCGCTGTTGGCCTTGGGCTTGCCCTTTGGTGGAACGAAAAAACCCCGGCCTTGA
- the gltA gene encoding citrate synthase translates to MTTTGKMTPAKETATLTVGGKTIELPVFEGSVGPEVIDIRTLYAQTGMFTFDPGFTSTASCNSTITYIDGDQGILLHRGYPIQQLAEKSDFLEVCYLLLNGELPTAGQKTKFESDITHHTMVNEQLKSFFNGFRRDSHPMAVLVGVVGALSAFYHDSTDINDPYQRMIASYRLIAKMPTIAAMAYKYSVGQPFVYPRNDLGYAENFLYMTFGVPQCEPWKANPVLSRAMDRILILHADHEQNASTSTVRLAGSSGANPFACIAAGIASLWGPAHGGANEACLRMLEEIGTPDRIPEFIARAKDPKDSFRLMGFGHRVYKNFDPRATVMRQTAHEVLEELGAKDSPLFQVAMQLEKIALEDEYFISKKLYPNVDFYSGIILSAMGFPTSLFTAIFALARTVGWIAQWGEMIEDPTQKIGRPRQLYSGDTSRDFQSIDKRS, encoded by the coding sequence ATGACAACCACCGGCAAAATGACGCCCGCAAAAGAAACCGCCACCCTGACCGTTGGCGGAAAAACAATAGAACTTCCGGTCTTTGAAGGGTCAGTCGGACCCGAAGTCATTGATATCCGTACCCTCTATGCGCAAACTGGCATGTTCACCTTTGATCCGGGGTTTACGTCGACGGCAAGCTGCAATTCCACCATCACCTATATCGATGGCGACCAAGGCATTCTTTTGCATCGCGGCTATCCGATCCAGCAGCTCGCGGAAAAAAGTGACTTCCTTGAAGTCTGTTATCTTCTGCTGAACGGTGAATTGCCGACTGCTGGTCAAAAAACCAAATTCGAAAGCGACATTACGCACCACACCATGGTGAACGAACAATTGAAGAGCTTCTTCAATGGGTTCCGTCGCGACTCTCACCCCATGGCTGTGCTTGTGGGTGTGGTTGGCGCGCTGTCAGCTTTTTATCATGACTCGACCGATATCAACGATCCGTATCAGCGCATGATCGCCTCCTACCGGCTGATCGCCAAGATGCCGACGATCGCCGCCATGGCTTATAAATATTCGGTCGGCCAGCCGTTCGTTTATCCGCGCAACGATCTCGGTTATGCCGAAAACTTCCTGTATATGACCTTCGGCGTGCCGCAGTGCGAGCCGTGGAAAGCCAACCCGGTGCTGTCGCGCGCCATGGATCGCATCCTGATCCTTCATGCCGACCATGAACAGAACGCCTCGACCTCGACCGTGCGTCTTGCCGGGTCGTCGGGCGCCAATCCGTTCGCCTGCATCGCGGCTGGTATTGCCTCGCTCTGGGGCCCGGCTCATGGCGGCGCCAACGAAGCCTGCCTGCGCATGCTTGAGGAAATCGGCACCCCCGACCGCATTCCAGAGTTCATCGCCCGCGCCAAGGACCCGAAAGACAGCTTCCGTCTGATGGGCTTCGGTCACCGCGTCTATAAGAACTTTGACCCGCGCGCGACCGTCATGCGCCAGACCGCCCATGAAGTGCTCGAAGAACTCGGCGCCAAGGACAGCCCGCTGTTCCAGGTGGCCATGCAGCTTGAAAAAATCGCCCTTGAGGACGAATATTTCATCTCGAAAAAGCTCTACCCGAACGTCGATTTCTATTCGGGCATCATTCTGAGCGCCATGGGTTTCCCGACCAGCCTCTTCACCGCCATCTTCGCCCTGGCCCGCACCGTCGGCTGGATCGCGCAGTGGGGCGAAATGATCGAGGACCCGACCCAGAAAATCGGCCGCCCGCGTCAGCTTTACAGCGGTGACACCAGCCGCGATTTCCAAAGCATCGACAAACGCAGCTAA